One genomic window of Streptomonospora nanhaiensis includes the following:
- the tcuA gene encoding FAD-dependent tricarballylate dehydrogenase TcuA, with translation MSSEQAGDASERDGAEYVDVVVVGGGNAGFCAAHAAAEGGARVLVLEKGPRGQEGGNSFYTAGAFRVVHPGAEGVAPIVDEATRERLADTSLAPYTERDFTDDMVRVTEGRCDPEMTRTLVGRSWDTVQWLHAKGVRWRLMYERQSYLSQGRWTFFGGLALGVVDGGKGLVAQHTEAALAEGVEIRYGAAVADLVRRPSGGFEGVVYTDEDGARRTVRCAAVVLAAGGFESNPTLRRRHLGDGWERAVVRGNPLNTGEVLELAIARGAAAHGDWSSCHSVAWDAGAPPQGGDRELTNQRTRQSYPIGIVVDRDGLRFLDEGADYRNYTYAKYGREFLKRPGGVAFQLFDAKTRPLLRTEEYDSTPITGAQADSLEELAAELGIDAKGLAATVEEFNTSIVDVPFDPAVKDGRAARVDPPKSNWAQPLDTPPYYGFAVTCGITFTFGGLHVDGRARVLGEDGAPLEGLYAAGEIVGGLFSGNYPGGSGLTAGAVYGRLAGEAAAEAAVHRRPN, from the coding sequence ATGAGCAGCGAGCAGGCGGGCGACGCGTCCGAACGGGACGGCGCCGAGTACGTCGACGTAGTGGTGGTCGGAGGCGGCAACGCGGGCTTCTGCGCCGCGCACGCGGCCGCGGAGGGGGGCGCGCGCGTCCTCGTGCTGGAGAAGGGCCCGCGCGGGCAGGAGGGCGGAAACTCCTTCTACACGGCCGGCGCCTTCCGTGTCGTCCACCCCGGCGCCGAGGGCGTGGCCCCCATCGTCGACGAGGCCACCCGCGAGCGGCTGGCCGACACGTCTCTGGCCCCCTACACCGAGCGCGACTTCACCGACGACATGGTGCGCGTGACCGAGGGCCGGTGCGACCCCGAGATGACCCGCACCCTGGTCGGGCGCAGCTGGGACACCGTCCAGTGGCTGCACGCCAAGGGCGTGCGCTGGCGGCTGATGTACGAGCGCCAGTCCTACCTGTCGCAGGGCAGGTGGACGTTCTTCGGCGGCCTGGCGCTGGGCGTGGTCGACGGCGGCAAGGGCCTGGTCGCCCAGCACACCGAGGCCGCGCTGGCCGAGGGCGTCGAGATCCGCTACGGCGCGGCAGTGGCCGACCTGGTGCGGAGGCCCTCCGGCGGCTTCGAGGGCGTCGTCTACACCGACGAGGACGGAGCGCGGCGGACGGTGCGCTGCGCGGCGGTGGTGCTGGCGGCGGGCGGGTTCGAGTCCAACCCCACGCTGCGGCGCCGCCACCTCGGCGACGGCTGGGAGCGCGCGGTGGTGCGCGGCAACCCGCTCAACACCGGCGAGGTGCTGGAGCTGGCGATCGCGCGGGGCGCCGCCGCGCACGGCGACTGGTCCTCCTGCCACAGCGTCGCCTGGGACGCGGGCGCGCCGCCCCAGGGCGGCGACCGCGAGCTGACCAACCAGCGCACCCGGCAGAGCTATCCGATCGGGATCGTGGTCGACCGCGACGGCCTGCGCTTCCTGGACGAGGGCGCCGACTACCGCAACTACACCTACGCCAAGTACGGGCGGGAGTTCCTGAAGCGGCCGGGCGGCGTGGCCTTCCAGCTCTTCGACGCCAAGACGCGGCCGCTGCTGCGCACGGAGGAGTACGACTCCACGCCGATCACCGGCGCCCAGGCCGACTCCCTGGAGGAACTGGCCGCCGAACTGGGCATCGACGCCAAAGGGCTGGCCGCCACGGTCGAGGAGTTCAACACGAGCATCGTGGACGTGCCGTTCGACCCGGCGGTCAAGGACGGCCGCGCCGCGCGGGTGGACCCGCCCAAGTCCAACTGGGCGCAGCCGCTGGACACCCCGCCCTACTACGGGTTCGCGGTGACCTGCGGTATCACGTTCACCTTCGGCGGCCTGCACGTGGACGGCCGGGCCCGGGTGCTGGGCGAGGACGGCGCCCCACTGGAGGGCCTGTACGCGGCGGGCGAGATCGTCGGCGGCCTGTTCTCGGGCAACTACCCGGGCGGCTCGGGCCTGACGGCGGGCGCGGTCTACGGCCGCCTAGCGGGCGAGGCCGCGGCCGAGGCCGCCGTCCACCGGCGCCCGAACTAG
- a CDS encoding twin-arginine translocase TatA/TatE family subunit, translating into MGFGGRELLILLLIALLLFGASRLPQLARSLGRSARILKAETQGLTDDSTGDDDDDRGRQAPRADTAAPAPHEPGDHQPRRAELPPGRPVDGTTQAGDGSQVYRNQ; encoded by the coding sequence GTGGGATTTGGCGGTCGCGAACTTCTGATTCTGCTTCTGATCGCACTGCTGCTCTTCGGAGCCAGCCGGCTGCCGCAGCTCGCGCGGTCGCTGGGCCGCAGTGCGCGGATCCTCAAGGCCGAGACCCAGGGCCTCACCGACGACTCGACCGGCGACGATGACGACGACCGCGGCCGCCAGGCGCCGCGCGCCGACACCGCCGCGCCGGCGCCGCACGAGCCCGGCGACCACCAGCCGCGGCGCGCGGAACTGCCGCCCGGGCGGCCGGTCGACGGCACCACCCAGGCGGGGGACGGCAGCCAGGTCTACCGCAACCAGTGA
- a CDS encoding class I SAM-dependent methyltransferase, protein MSGRAGGLGLRLAARMTPDGWEPPQYARVKPALLGPLAGEVVEIGPGAGVNLRYYGREVRWTGVEPNTVLHERIRRAAAGAGFTARVAAGGAERIDAPDGSVDAVVGTLVLCSVADPDRVLAEVRRVLRPGGRYVFVEHVAAPAATRTRRAQDALTPILRRLPGGCRYNRDTGAAIARAGFASVARDGFDLPLSFGLALPHIAGTAVR, encoded by the coding sequence GTGAGCGGGCGGGCCGGCGGGCTCGGCCTGCGGCTCGCCGCGCGCATGACCCCCGACGGATGGGAGCCGCCCCAGTACGCGCGGGTCAAGCCGGCGCTGCTGGGCCCGCTGGCGGGCGAGGTGGTCGAGATCGGCCCCGGCGCGGGCGTCAATCTGCGGTACTACGGGCGCGAGGTGCGCTGGACGGGTGTCGAGCCCAACACCGTCCTGCACGAGCGGATCCGGCGCGCCGCCGCCGGCGCCGGGTTCACCGCACGGGTGGCCGCGGGCGGCGCCGAGCGCATCGACGCGCCCGACGGCAGCGTCGACGCGGTGGTGGGCACGCTCGTGCTGTGCTCGGTGGCGGACCCGGACCGGGTGCTGGCCGAGGTGCGCCGCGTCCTGCGGCCGGGCGGGCGCTACGTGTTCGTCGAGCACGTCGCAGCTCCGGCGGCCACGCGGACGCGCCGCGCGCAGGACGCCCTCACCCCGATTCTGCGCCGCCTGCCGGGCGGCTGCCGCTACAACCGCGACACGGGGGCGGCGATCGCGCGGGCCGGGTTCGCGAGCGTGGCGCGCGACGGGTTCGACCTTCCGCTGTCGTTCGGGCTGGCACTGCCGCACATCGCCGGGACCGCCGTACGGTGA
- a CDS encoding nitroreductase/quinone reductase family protein: MGLKRWFYRGGRPNGAARAIDRWTAALYARGVAPDHLVALEVAGRRTGRAVTVPLVMAAVDGGRYLVSMLGEDVNWVRNVRAAGGAAAILHGRRERVRLEEVPVGERAPVLRAYLRRARNARAHLPVRADAPLAEFARAARAVPVFRVLRAAEGEAEPGGTRTVAPAEGPGGAGRADLADLAGRADRADRADRADRARRP; the protein is encoded by the coding sequence ATGGGGCTGAAGAGGTGGTTCTACCGGGGCGGGCGGCCCAACGGCGCGGCGCGCGCGATCGACCGGTGGACGGCCGCGCTGTACGCGCGGGGCGTCGCGCCCGACCACCTGGTGGCGCTGGAGGTCGCGGGCCGGCGGACCGGGCGCGCCGTCACCGTGCCGCTGGTCATGGCGGCCGTGGACGGCGGCCGCTACCTGGTCTCCATGCTCGGCGAGGACGTGAACTGGGTGCGCAACGTGCGCGCGGCGGGCGGCGCCGCCGCGATCTTGCACGGGCGGCGCGAACGGGTGCGCCTGGAGGAGGTGCCGGTGGGCGAGCGCGCCCCGGTGCTGCGGGCCTACCTGCGGCGGGCGCGCAACGCCCGGGCCCACCTGCCCGTCCGCGCCGACGCCCCGCTCGCGGAGTTCGCGCGCGCGGCGCGGGCGGTGCCGGTGTTCCGGGTGCTGCGGGCGGCCGAGGGGGAGGCGGAGCCGGGCGGCACCCGCACCGTTGCCCCGGCCGAGGGACCCGGCGGGGCGGGGCGGGCCGACCTGGCGGACCTGGCGGGTCGCGCGGATCGGGCGGATCGGGCGGATCGCGCGGACCGGGCGAGGCGGCCGTGA
- a CDS encoding TetR/AcrR family transcriptional regulator, with protein sequence MPQQTRRGAADRTTLNPRTVVEGALALADTHGLESVTIRRLATELGVTPMALYWHFRSKDELLDGMVDRIYDRVHERIAPRIDHTAPWPDQLRALLEAMVDVLRAHPATAPLLATRGTMSESGLRATEAVLGVLRRAGFSPSEATQVARHALSTVTDLVTRVRRTTAPAEETDEAAAARRRARAALEALPPDRYPHVIEAAGPLSACDDPDAHYAFGLDLLLAGIETTAARER encoded by the coding sequence ATGCCTCAGCAGACCCGCCGCGGCGCGGCCGACCGGACGACCCTCAACCCCCGCACGGTGGTCGAGGGCGCGCTCGCGCTCGCCGACACCCACGGCCTGGAGTCGGTGACCATCCGCCGCCTGGCCACCGAACTGGGTGTCACCCCCATGGCGCTCTACTGGCACTTCCGCAGCAAGGACGAACTGCTGGACGGCATGGTCGACCGGATCTACGACCGCGTCCACGAGCGGATCGCCCCCCGGATCGACCACACCGCCCCCTGGCCGGACCAGTTGCGGGCCCTGCTGGAGGCCATGGTCGACGTCCTGCGCGCCCACCCCGCCACCGCCCCGCTCCTGGCCACCCGCGGCACCATGTCCGAAAGCGGCCTGCGCGCCACCGAGGCCGTCCTCGGCGTCCTGCGGCGCGCCGGGTTCTCCCCCTCGGAGGCCACCCAGGTCGCCCGGCACGCCCTCAGCACCGTCACCGACCTCGTCACCCGGGTCCGGCGCACCACCGCGCCCGCCGAGGAGACCGACGAGGCCGCCGCCGCCCGCCGCCGCGCCCGCGCCGCCCTGGAGGCGCTGCCGCCCGACCGCTACCCGCACGTCATCGAGGCGGCGGGCCCCCTCAGCGCGTGCGACGACCCCGACGCGCACTACGCTTTCGGCCTGGACCTGCTCCTCGCGGGCATCGAGACCACCGCCGCCCGCGAGCGCTGA
- a CDS encoding maleylpyruvate isomerase N-terminal domain-containing protein, with amino-acid sequence MSDFSWLGPPIDTRALFGPERARLLDLLRGLTPAEWRAEAVPGWSVHDLALHLLGDDYARLSHLRDSHPGGPRPRPGEAFEAFIHRANREWVEAARRLSPAMLVDTLELTGRRVADAWAAAGPGSPVLPVWWAGADPAPLWLDRARDFTEYWTHRQQIRLATGRAAEDGPEAGPHPLAEVLDTFMRALPHTLRTATAAAGTRVRVAVSGPAGGVWTATATAEGPWTLAADPADTAGAPAAEVEFDAPTAWRLCVRAIDSGTALARARTSGDPRLAEAVCRIVSIIR; translated from the coding sequence ATGTCGGACTTCTCCTGGCTCGGACCGCCGATCGACACCCGCGCCCTCTTCGGCCCCGAACGCGCCCGGCTGCTGGACCTGCTGCGCGGCCTCACCCCCGCCGAGTGGCGCGCCGAGGCGGTGCCCGGCTGGAGCGTCCACGACCTCGCCCTTCACCTCCTCGGCGACGACTACGCCCGCCTGTCCCACCTGCGCGACTCCCACCCCGGGGGCCCGCGCCCCCGGCCCGGCGAGGCGTTCGAGGCGTTCATCCACCGCGCCAACCGCGAGTGGGTCGAGGCGGCCCGCCGCCTCAGCCCCGCCATGCTGGTAGACACCCTGGAGCTGACCGGGCGCCGCGTCGCCGACGCGTGGGCCGCCGCCGGCCCCGGCTCCCCGGTGCTGCCGGTGTGGTGGGCGGGCGCCGACCCCGCGCCGCTGTGGCTCGACCGCGCCCGCGACTTCACCGAGTACTGGACCCACCGCCAGCAGATCCGGCTGGCCACCGGCCGCGCCGCCGAGGACGGGCCCGAGGCCGGGCCGCACCCGCTCGCCGAGGTCCTGGACACCTTCATGCGGGCGCTGCCGCACACCCTGCGCACCGCCACTGCCGCCGCCGGGACCCGGGTGCGCGTGGCGGTCAGCGGCCCGGCGGGCGGCGTGTGGACGGCGACCGCCACCGCCGAAGGCCCCTGGACCCTGGCCGCCGACCCCGCCGACACCGCAGGCGCCCCGGCGGCCGAGGTGGAGTTCGACGCCCCCACCGCCTGGCGGCTGTGCGTGCGGGCGATCGACTCCGGCACGGCGCTGGCCCGCGCGCGCACGTCCGGCGACCCCCGGCTGGCCGAGGCCGTCTGCCGGATCGTGTCCATCATCCGCTGA